The nucleotide sequence GCTGTCACCAGCGACCAGAGTGATGTCGATCAGATCCTCTCGAAGGCACTCAACCGTGAGGTGACATTTCGTGCAGCCCGGCGCGGGGCGGTCAATGCCGAGGAGTACTGGCCGGACATGGAAGGCCTCGACCACCGGGACACGGTCACCGATTTTACGCTACCGGAGGGGACATTCTTCGACGTTGCCATGGTCCATCTATTGACCACGGCCACGCTCGATCGCCTGCGTGAGCTGTATCCGCAAGGCCGCTTCGAGGTGCGGCGGTTTCGTCCAAACATCGTGGTGCAGCTGGCTTCCGGTGAGAAGGGCTTTGCGGAGAATGCCTGGATCGGCCACACGCTTGCCCTCGGGCCGGCGGTGCGCCTGAACATCACCGGTCCTTGCGGGCGCTGTGTGATGACCACTCTCGCTCAGGGGGATCTCTCGAGGGATCCGGGGATCCTGCGCACAGCAGCCCAACATAACCAAGTCAACGTCGGTGTGTATGCTGCCGTAGTGCGGGGCGGCACCATCCGCCGTGGTGATCGGGTCAGGCTCGAGTAGCGTGACACCCCGGGCAGAGTGAGTAGCGCGGCGGTCCTGTTCGGGTCGAACAGACGCATCGAGCCGACGCCAAGAAAACGGCGCGGCTCATGCGCAGCGTTCGACGCTTGAAGTGAAGTGATGCCGCCACCGGCCGCAAGCGTTCTCAACGGGCTGGCGGAGGAGACGCCTCGTCCCGAAACGGACACCGCGGAACCGGAGTGCGAGGACGGTCGTGAGGAGGTCGAGGCTATCAAAGGGAACGCCGGCGCTGAGATCGCGCGGTTCAGCAGAGGGGCCGGCCGTCCTCGATGGTAGGCTGCTCTATCCGGCGTCCCCGGACTTGAGGAGGACACGATGAGCGACGAGAGGAAGACCCTTTACGAACGCCTGGGGGGTTACGACGCGATCACGGCAGTGGCGAATGATCTGCTGCCCCGGCTCCAGGCTGATCCGCAGCTCGGCCGCTTCTGGGCGCATCGCGGGGAAGACGGTGTCAAGCGTGAGAAGCAGCTCCTGATCGACTACCTCTGCGCGAGTGCCGGCGGGCCGGTGTACTACCGTGGTAGGGACATGGTGCTCACCCACCGAGGCATGCGCATCAGCGAGAGCGACTGGAACGTGTTCCTCAGTCATGCGGCCGCGACCTTGGCGAAGGTCAAGGTACCCAAGGCCGAACAGCGCGACGTGGTCGCGTTTGTCCAGAGTCTCAAGAAGGAGATCGTCGAATAGTCGCTTCCGGCCTTCCGCGCGAGGGCCACGGCTTTGACGTTAGTGGGCTGGGTACTGCGAAGGGAGCTCCCTGAAGATTGCGATTATCGGCGCGGGGGACCTTGCCCTGGTCACTACGAAGAGCTACGACCTCGAGTGATGGCCCACAGAAAGTCGGCGGGGACACCTCGCGGTCGTGGTGCTCTCTGGATCGCCCTGCCCACGGGCGTCGTGGTGTTCGTGGGCGCCTCCACGCCGTGGATAGCCCAGCGGGTGCCGCGATTTCTCTTTCCCGCCGTGGCGGCGGCCGGGGCCGCCCTCGTCGTGTTTTCGCTGGTGAATTCGCTCATTCGGTTCGCGCGCCGCTACCGCGCCGAAGGGCGCGTCCGGCTCTTTCCCGTGGTCGTCAATGTCGTCGCCACGGTGTTTCTCGTGATTCTGCCCCTGACGCACCTTGTGCGGGCGATGACGCCCTCGGGGGACGGAGCTCCGCGAATTCTTGCCGGCTTTGGCGACTGGTTGGGCGCAGAGGGCTATCCGCGACTGAATCCTCATCGCGGCATCGACGTGGCCGGCCGCACGGGCGCTGACGTGCTCGCGGCGGCCGACGGCCGCGTCACCGTGGCGCGGGACAACCGGGATCTGTGCGGTCTGATCGTTGTCATCGACCATGATCACGGCCTCCGAACGGTCTATTGCCACTTCTCCGAGATCGCCGTTCGAGTCGGGGACAGTGTCAAGCGCGGCCAACGGATCGGGGCAGTCGGCACATCGGGCCAGCGCGCGTTGCCCGGCTTCGAGCACGTACACCTGGAGCTGCAGAGGGGGCGTGACATGAAGGACATCGAAGACCCACTGCCAAGAATTGTTGGATGCTTCGATGGGACGAAGCTGTACCGGGCGGACCGCCTGGTGCTCACATATCCGGTGAAGTGCTGAGTTGGGATCAGGTCTTGCAATCCAACATGAGTTGCGGCCGCCCGTATGCCACGTATAGGCCTTATCTCTGACACGCACGGTCTACTGCGGCCGGAAGCAGTGGCGTTCTTGCGCGGAAGCGACTTCATCGTTCACGCGGGCGACATCGGGCATGCCGCCGTTCTGAAAGAGCTCGCGTCCCTCGCCCCTGTGACCGCCGTCCGCGGCAACAACGACAAAGGGCCGTGGGCGGAGACGGTGCGAGAGGTCGAAGTGCTCCAGGTCGGCCAGGTAGTCATCTACGTCGTGCACAATATCGCCGAGCTCGATCTGGACCCCGTGGCCGCTGGATTTCAGGTCGTCGTGTCGGGGCATTCCCACAAGCCGTCGGTGAAGGAGCGTGATGGGGTGCTCTACGTCAATCCCGGCAGCTCCGGCCCGCGTCGCTTCAAGCTTCCTGTGGCCCTCGCCGAGCTCACGGTCCACGGCAATTCAGTCGGGGCTCGAGTGGTGGAGCTCGACGTGGAAAAGTAAGCGTCCCCGTTGAGGGGTCGCACCATTTCGCGCTCGTTCCACGAGCGTCGGCCGCGGCCAGTCGCGAGAACGAGGGCACGCGGCGTCGCTCGAGGGTGTTGGATTGTGAGACCTGACCCCAAGAACCACAAGTGCGCTAGACTGCGCGATATGCATGGATCGTGGTGCAATGGCGGCATTCCGCTCGTCTCCGTTGAGGCAGCGCTCTTTGTCACTACCGGAGACATCGTCCTTGATTTCAACAGGCGGGCCTGATTCTCGCTGGGCAGTCATGGGGGCGCGCCGACGTCGATGACAGAGTTGGAGTGTGATGCCGTGCTGTTTGATCTGGACGGTGTCCTTGTTGACTCGGTCGTGTGTGTCGAGCGGCACTGGCGACGGTGGGCGGCCGAACACCATCTGGACCGGGACGAGATCATGCGAGTCGCGCATGGAAGGCCAACGGTCGAAACGATTCGCCTGGTCGCGCCCCATTTGCCTGCGGAAGAGGAAGCCGCTCGTCTGGACGCGGGGGAAGCATTTGACACCGATGGCGTGATGGCGATGGACGGCGCCGCCCAGCTTGTGCGGTCGCTGCCCCCAGATGCGTGGGCGATCGCGACCTCGGGAACCCGAGATACCGCCATGACCCGGTTGAGGCATACGAGCTTACCGGTGCCCGCGGTGCTCATCACGGCAGACGACGTCAAGCGGGGCAAACCGAACCCTGAGGCGTACTTACTGGCTGCGGCGAAACTGGATGTGAGGCCTGAGCGGTGCGTAGTTGTCGAGGACGCTCCCGCCGGCCTGAGCGCCGCGCATTCGGCGGGAATGCGGGTGATCGCCGTGGCGACGACACATTCCCGGATCGAGCTTGGCGAGGCCGACATTAGAGCGGGGCGGCTGGCGGATATCCAGATTTCACGGAGTGACGTGCCACGCGGTGGTCGGCTGACTGTTCGCGTAGCCGCATGACTCGGGCGTGGAACGTATCAGGAGGATACCGTGATTGAATCGCGCAGGACGTGCCGGTTCCGTCGGTTCGCTCCCTTCGCTCTTGCCGTTTCCCTGATCATCATCACGCCCGCGCGAGCCGCCGAGGAGGCCAGCGAATCCTGGGCCGCCCTCGTCAAGGGCGGCCACGTGGCCCTGATTCGCCACGGCAACGCACCGCCCGGATACGGGGGCGACCCGCCCGGCTTCAGGATGGACGACTGCAAGACGCAACGGAACATGGATGAGCTCGGGCGCGCCCAGGCCAAGGCGCTCGGCGAGGCCTTTCGCAAGCACGGCGTGCGCGTGGACGAGATCCTCGCCTCACCCGTGTGCCGTTGCATGGAAACGGCCCAGCTGATGGCGGTGGGACAGGTCGAGAGTTCATGGGCGCTCATTCCGGACATTGTTCCGGGATCGACCTCACGGTTCCTTCAGTTGAAGGAGCTGGTGTCGAGTTGGCGCGGACCGGGCACCCTCGTGCTGGTGACTCATGGCCTGGCCGTTCGCCCGATGAGCGGGTTCCTGCCGGCCCAGGCCGAGACGGTGGTGTTCAAGCCGATGCCCAGTACGGGCCTGGGCGCCCAGGTTGTGGGTAGGATCGCGCCGCCCCAATAGGCCAGGGCTGAGGTAATATGTCGCCCGCACCCCGCTTCCACCCTTGAATGCAGGTCCGCCCCGAGCGGACCTCCGGAGGATCCACGTATGGGCGAGATGGTCTCTCTGACAGCGGAAGACGGCCACAAGTTCGCAGGCTACCGGGCGGTACCCAAGGGCGCCCCCAAGGGCGGGCTCGTCGTCATCCAGGAGATCTTCGGCGTCAACGGCCACATCAGGAAGGTGACCGACAGCTTCGCCGCGGAGGGCTACGTGGCGCTGGCCCCGGCCATCTTCGATCGCGCCGAGCGCGGCTTCGAGACCGGCTACAAGCCGGAGGACATCGAGCTCGGCCGCAGCATCCGCGGCAAGATCGACATGAACGACATGGTCAAGGACATCCGCGCGGCCGTGAAGGCGCTGGCGGGCGAGGGCCTCAAGGTCGGCGTGGTCGGCTATTGCCTGGGGGGCACCCTGGCCTGGCTGGCCGCCACGCGCGTGGACGGCGTGCGGGCTGCCGTCAGCTACTACGGCGGCGGCGTGGCCGATACCGCCACCGAGACGCCGCGCTGTCCCGTCCTCTTCCATTTCGGCGAGACGGACCAGTCCATCCCGCCCGAGCACCACACGCGCATCCGGGCCGCCCAGCCCAACCTGCCCATGCACATCTATCCGGCCGCCGGGCACGGGTTCAGCTGCGATGAGCGCGGGAGCTATCACGAGCCCAGCGCCAAGCTGGCGCGGACGCGCACTTCGGAGTTCCTGGCGAAGAATATCTAGCCGAGACACCTGAGGCATTGCCCCCTCACCCTGCCCTCTCCCCCGATGGGGGAGAGGGATGGAGGGCAGCGTTTGGCCGGTTGACCCTCTTCACCATTAGGGGAGAGGGATGAAGGGAAGCGCGTTTCGGGTGCGGCCGTCGAGCGCGGGGCGGCGGCTCTTCGTCGAGCTGGCCGCCTCGGCGCTCGCGCGCTTCTTTCTCAATACGGCGCGGCGCTTCGCGTATCCCTTCGGGCCGGCCCTGGCCCGCGGCCTCGACGTGCCCCTCACGCGCATCACCTCGCTCGTGGCGCTCAATCAGGGGATGGGACTGCTGAGCCCGCTCCTGGGCACGCTCGCCGATCGGTGGGGGCCGCGCGTCATGATGCTCATCGGGCTCGCCTGCCTTGCCGGCGGCATGCTCGCGGTGGGCGTGCTGCCGCTCTACGCGACGGTGCTCCTCGCTCTCCTGCTCGCCGGGGTCGGGAAGAGCTGCTTCGATCCTGCCCTCCAGGCCTACATAGGCGCCCGCGTGCCCTGGGCGCGGCGCGGTTTCGCCGTGGGCCTCATCGAGTTCGCCTGGGCGGGCAGCTCGCTCATCGGCATTCCGACGGTGGGCTGGCTCATCGGCACCTTCGGCTGGCGCTCTCCATTTCTCGTTCTCGGTCTGCTCGCCCTCTTGAGCGTGGTGTTCCTGGCCATCTTGCTACCGCGGGTTCCCGTGTCCCGCGGTGCCGCGCGGCGCGGGGTGCCCGTGAGGGAGGCGTGGCGTCTTCTCGTGCGCCGGCGGGCGGCGCTGGGCGGGCTCGGCTATGGCCTCTGCTTCGGCATGGCCAATGACTTTCTGTTCGTCATCTACGGCGCCTGGCTCGAGCTCGACTTCCGGCTTCCCCTCGCCGCGCTGGGCTCGGCCACCATGGTCATCGGCGTGGCCGAGCTGGTGGCGGAATCGCTGACCGCTTTCCTGTCCGATCGCGTCGGTCTCGCCCGCGCGGTGACGGGCGGAGTCGCGCTGACGGCCGTCGCGTATCTCCTGCTGCCCTTCGTGGCTCGCACGCTGCCCCTTGCCCTGGCCGCGCTCTTCCTGGTTTTCGTCGCCTTCGAGTTCACGGTGGTCTCCGCGGTCGGACTCTTCACCGAGCTGCTGCCGGATGCCCGGGGAACGATGATCGGGGCCGTGGGGGCCACCGGGAGTACCGGGCGCATGCTGGGCGCGCTCCTCGGCGGATACCTCTGGCTCTGGGGCGGTCTCGTCGCGACGGGTTGCGTGGCCGCGGCCCTCTCTGTCCTCGCCCTCTGCTCGCTTCGCTGGGGGCTTCGCGGCTGGCGCCCGCCCTCCCGTATGATCGAGATCGCATGATCCACGCCATCCCCGCTCCCTTCGATGTGTATCGCGACCGGGTGAGGCCGGAGTGGATAGACCACAACGGCCACATGAACATGGGCTACTACCTCGTGGTCTTCGATCTCGCGACCGACGAGTTCTTCAGCTGGGTCGGGCTCGGCGAGGCGCACCGACGCTCGCGGCGGGTCACCACCTTCTCGCTCGAGACCCATGTCACCTACCATCGCGAGGTCCGCGAGGGCGATCCTCTCCGCTTCACCACGCGGCTCATCGCCTATGACGCCAAGCGCCTCCACTACTTCCACGAGATGTGGCATGCCGAGGCCGGCTACCTCGCCGCCACCAATGAGCTCATGTCGCTCCACGTGAGCCTGGACACGCGGCGGGCCGCGTCGATGGCGCC is from Candidatus Methylomirabilota bacterium and encodes:
- a CDS encoding MOSC domain-containing protein, whose product is AVTSDQSDVDQILSKALNREVTFRAARRGAVNAEEYWPDMEGLDHRDTVTDFTLPEGTFFDVAMVHLLTTATLDRLRELYPQGRFEVRRFRPNIVVQLASGEKGFAENAWIGHTLALGPAVRLNITGPCGRCVMTTLAQGDLSRDPGILRTAAQHNQVNVGVYAAVVRGGTIRRGDRVRLE
- a CDS encoding MFS transporter, yielding MKGSAFRVRPSSAGRRLFVELAASALARFFLNTARRFAYPFGPALARGLDVPLTRITSLVALNQGMGLLSPLLGTLADRWGPRVMMLIGLACLAGGMLAVGVLPLYATVLLALLLAGVGKSCFDPALQAYIGARVPWARRGFAVGLIEFAWAGSSLIGIPTVGWLIGTFGWRSPFLVLGLLALLSVVFLAILLPRVPVSRGAARRGVPVREAWRLLVRRRAALGGLGYGLCFGMANDFLFVIYGAWLELDFRLPLAALGSATMVIGVAELVAESLTAFLSDRVGLARAVTGGVALTAVAYLLLPFVARTLPLALAALFLVFVAFEFTVVSAVGLFTELLPDARGTMIGAVGATGSTGRMLGALLGGYLWLWGGLVATGCVAAALSVLALCSLRWGLRGWRPPSRMIEIA
- a CDS encoding histidine phosphatase family protein, which encodes MIESRRTCRFRRFAPFALAVSLIIITPARAAEEASESWAALVKGGHVALIRHGNAPPGYGGDPPGFRMDDCKTQRNMDELGRAQAKALGEAFRKHGVRVDEILASPVCRCMETAQLMAVGQVESSWALIPDIVPGSTSRFLQLKELVSSWRGPGTLVLVTHGLAVRPMSGFLPAQAETVVFKPMPSTGLGAQVVGRIAPPQ
- a CDS encoding dienelactone hydrolase family protein, whose amino-acid sequence is MGEMVSLTAEDGHKFAGYRAVPKGAPKGGLVVIQEIFGVNGHIRKVTDSFAAEGYVALAPAIFDRAERGFETGYKPEDIELGRSIRGKIDMNDMVKDIRAAVKALAGEGLKVGVVGYCLGGTLAWLAATRVDGVRAAVSYYGGGVADTATETPRCPVLFHFGETDQSIPPEHHTRIRAAQPNLPMHIYPAAGHGFSCDERGSYHEPSAKLARTRTSEFLAKNI
- a CDS encoding group 1 truncated hemoglobin, with the translated sequence MSDERKTLYERLGGYDAITAVANDLLPRLQADPQLGRFWAHRGEDGVKREKQLLIDYLCASAGGPVYYRGRDMVLTHRGMRISESDWNVFLSHAAATLAKVKVPKAEQRDVVAFVQSLKKEIVE
- a CDS encoding thioesterase family protein; translated protein: MIHAIPAPFDVYRDRVRPEWIDHNGHMNMGYYLVVFDLATDEFFSWVGLGEAHRRSRRVTTFSLETHVTYHREVREGDPLRFTTRLIAYDAKRLHYFHEMWHAEAGYLAATNELMSLHVSLDTRRAASMAPEILDRLETILAAHQMLPLPAQVGRSIGLSKRPGPP
- a CDS encoding HAD-IA family hydrolase: MLFDLDGVLVDSVVCVERHWRRWAAEHHLDRDEIMRVAHGRPTVETIRLVAPHLPAEEEAARLDAGEAFDTDGVMAMDGAAQLVRSLPPDAWAIATSGTRDTAMTRLRHTSLPVPAVLITADDVKRGKPNPEAYLLAAAKLDVRPERCVVVEDAPAGLSAAHSAGMRVIAVATTHSRIELGEADIRAGRLADIQISRSDVPRGGRLTVRVAA
- a CDS encoding metallophosphoesterase family protein; translation: MPRIGLISDTHGLLRPEAVAFLRGSDFIVHAGDIGHAAVLKELASLAPVTAVRGNNDKGPWAETVREVEVLQVGQVVIYVVHNIAELDLDPVAAGFQVVVSGHSHKPSVKERDGVLYVNPGSSGPRRFKLPVALAELTVHGNSVGARVVELDVEK
- a CDS encoding M23 family metallopeptidase, yielding MAHRKSAGTPRGRGALWIALPTGVVVFVGASTPWIAQRVPRFLFPAVAAAGAALVVFSLVNSLIRFARRYRAEGRVRLFPVVVNVVATVFLVILPLTHLVRAMTPSGDGAPRILAGFGDWLGAEGYPRLNPHRGIDVAGRTGADVLAAADGRVTVARDNRDLCGLIVVIDHDHGLRTVYCHFSEIAVRVGDSVKRGQRIGAVGTSGQRALPGFEHVHLELQRGRDMKDIEDPLPRIVGCFDGTKLYRADRLVLTYPVKC